Genomic DNA from Candidatus Parcubacteria bacterium:
GTAATTGGCTGGCAGGAGTTGGTTGACATTGGAGGTTTTAGCCAGGCAAGAGAAAAAGGGCTTATTCGCACAGAAGGAAAGGACTATATTGTCCAAGACGGCGATGTAATAGAAATCAAAATATGATGTGATTAAAGAGTTTAAAATTCTTGAAAAAGGTCGAAGAAATAAATAAAATTGAAAATTTATGAACCAAAATCATTCTAAAAAAATTGAAAAACACAAAAGTTTGTTTCCTGCGCTCTTGTTGGTTTTAGTGCTTCTTTTAACTGCTTTGTTTTTTTCTACTGTGGTTGATATCCAAAACAAGATTAAGCAGGGGAAATATATCGGCCAGGAAATTGAAACAAAGAATACCATTACTGTTTCTGATAAAGGCGAGGTATATGCCAAGCCGGATTTGGCTTTAGCTGTTTTTTCTGTGAAGAACGAAGCAAAAACAGTGGCAAAAGCGATGAAAGAAAACACAGAGAAAATGAATGCTGTTATTGATTTTGTTAAGAATCAGGGAGTTGAAGAAAAGGATTTAAAGACAATTAATTTTAATATCTATCCTCGCTATGAATGGCAAAAAACAGAAACCTATCCTTATCCTGAAGGAAGGAGAGTATTAGTAGGATACGAAGTTCAGCAATCGCTTCAAGTAAAAATCAGGAATATGGAAAAAATAGGGGATATTATTCAAGGAGCAACTGATGCTGGCGCGAATCAGGTTAATAATTTGCAGTTTACTATTGATAATCAAGACGAACTTAAAAAGCAGGCAAGAGAGCAGGCAATTGAAAAAGCAAAAACCAAAGCCATGGAATTAGCTTCGCAATTAGACGTTAATTTGGTAAGGATTACTCATTTCAGCGAAGCCAGTGTTTTCCCGCGATATTACGGTTTAGACAAAGCAGTTGGAATGGGGCTGGCTGAGGAAGCGCCATCGCCTCAAATAGAAACAGGAGAAAATAAAATAGAAGTGACAGTGACCATTACCTACGAGATTAATTAATTCGGGCTCGATTTTATTTTTCGGTTTGTTCAATTCAAAAAAGCTTGGAAAGGACAAGCTTTTTTTATTTCTAAGTTATCCACATTGATTAATATGATAGAAATTTGATATAATATACTAATAATTACAAATCTCGAGCCTCGTGATTTTATAAAATGAAGAAAAAAGATACAAAACAAAAAAGCAAATATATTTCTCTCAAAGATGCTGCTAAACTTTCAGGCTATTCTTCTGATTATATCGGATCTTTAATTAGAAAAGGAAAAATAAAAGGCAAAACAGTTTCTTTGACAAAGGCATGGTTCACTACTGCAGAGGAAGTGTTAGGATATCGGGTAAATAAAAAAAATAAAAAAGGAAAAAGCGCTTTGAAGAAATATCCAAAAATCCAGATATTAATCCAGAGATTTTTTAGATTAAAAAAAATCATCAATCCTTTTAATATTTTAGAGGGGCCTAATTACGGCTTTATTATACTCTTATTGTCGGTTATTGTTTTTTCTGTTTTAACTATTGTTGCTTCTAATCCAAAACAAGAAACAATAAAAGTTTTTCCGACTGTCTGGTTAAGTGATTCCTCTAATAATGAAATAGGATGGCAAGGCGCTCATAATGCTTTAACTTTAGAATTAAACAATACAGCAGATCTGACTGAATTTAATTCAGAGAATTCAGCTTTGTCAAAACCTTTATCTTTGATTGAACCAATA
This window encodes:
- a CDS encoding SIMPL domain-containing protein (The SIMPL domain is named for its presence in mouse protein SIMPL (signalling molecule that associates with mouse pelle-like kinase). Bacterial member BP26, from Brucella, was shown to assemble into a channel-like structure, while YggE from E. coli has been associated with resistance to oxidative stress.), with the protein product MNQNHSKKIEKHKSLFPALLLVLVLLLTALFFSTVVDIQNKIKQGKYIGQEIETKNTITVSDKGEVYAKPDLALAVFSVKNEAKTVAKAMKENTEKMNAVIDFVKNQGVEEKDLKTINFNIYPRYEWQKTETYPYPEGRRVLVGYEVQQSLQVKIRNMEKIGDIIQGATDAGANQVNNLQFTIDNQDELKKQAREQAIEKAKTKAMELASQLDVNLVRITHFSEASVFPRYYGLDKAVGMGLAEEAPSPQIETGENKIEVTVTITYEIN